One part of the Desulfovibrio litoralis DSM 11393 genome encodes these proteins:
- a CDS encoding HD domain-containing protein yields MPQNTYLGTNLPEKIFAINYNKYNYTGSQSPSTGLFPTNEECFSLWKKYEMPQHIQEHSTSVAKVADTIATIIKEQNIKINLDEIHAAALLHDLAKHYCIQFGGSHAQLGASWVIKETRNHRIGQAVLHHVYWPFTPNIFEDAWLMPLIIVYADKRVKHHQIVSLEERYDDLINRYGKTKEIIERIKLSQKQGTDLEKALSERFGVNLNEYSFNSGRLV; encoded by the coding sequence ATGCCACAAAATACTTATCTTGGAACAAACCTTCCGGAAAAAATATTTGCAATTAACTATAACAAATATAACTATACCGGTAGCCAAAGCCCTTCAACCGGTCTTTTCCCTACCAACGAAGAGTGTTTTTCACTTTGGAAAAAATATGAAATGCCTCAGCATATTCAAGAGCACAGCACAAGTGTTGCCAAAGTAGCCGACACAATCGCCACAATAATTAAAGAACAAAATATTAAGATCAACCTTGACGAAATACACGCCGCCGCCTTATTACACGATCTGGCAAAACATTATTGTATTCAGTTCGGCGGAAGCCATGCTCAACTCGGAGCGTCTTGGGTCATTAAAGAAACAAGAAACCATCGTATCGGTCAGGCGGTTTTACATCATGTTTATTGGCCTTTTACCCCAAACATTTTTGAAGATGCTTGGCTTATGCCCTTAATTATTGTTTATGCCGATAAAAGAGTAAAACATCACCAAATCGTCAGTCTTGAAGAACGTTATGACGATTTAATCAACAGATACGGAAAAACCAAAGAAATTATCGAACGCATAAAATTATCACAAAAACAAGGTACTGATTTAGAAAAAGCCTTGAGCGAACGTTTTGGAGTAAACCTCAATGAATATTCTTTTAATAGCGGGCGGTTGGTCTAG